The Raphanus sativus cultivar WK10039 chromosome 2, ASM80110v3, whole genome shotgun sequence genome includes a region encoding these proteins:
- the LOC108832563 gene encoding F-box protein At5g25290 — MTISSSLKRPAGSTWEESKADNPQFSRSPGLMLFPRDGDCVLYDPKEDNFKRNVGDDFSGCRFLANSGNWLLVLDSRSDLYIEDVFSGKKMPLPSLESVKSADCIVKRVGDREFIRDESGAIYEDLIADVVRGLLWVSESGKEYVVVWLFDLPGHSYMSFCKNGDTHYTDIPLFFDDRAFHKFDGLSDMVLRGHRLYVSTSRRFVRIFDLSGPQGFFKDITGHQTPFPMLSRHDFAYDSSIAVTTSGEVLLVESDQRYSTWFRLYKRDPDVEDPNNACHTVTEVDSLGGEALLLDLGFTVPANKALGIESDSIYFTRHFRPCQCSSRQLDICVYNLATKSLHRYHNLLDTMDLVDARWFLPRN; from the coding sequence ATGACGATATCTTCTTCCCTCAAACGACCCGCCGGATCTACGTGGGAGGAGTCTAAGGCGGACAATCCCCAGTTTAGCCGATCTCCAGGGCTGATGCTTTTTCCGAGAGACGGTGATTGTGTGCTGTACGACCCTAAAGAAGACAATTTCAAAAGGAACGTGGGAGACGACTTTTCAGGGTGTCGATTCCTGGCAAACTCGGGTAACTGGCTCTTGGTGTTAGATTCTAGATCCGATTTATATATCGAAGACGTGTTTAGTGGTAAAAAGATGCCTCTACCGTCTCTAGAGTCGGTTAAGTCAGCTGATTGTATTGTCAAGCGCGTGGGAGATAGAGAATTTATAAGGGATGAGTCTGGCGCTATTTATGAGGATCTGATTGCTGACGTGGTGAGGGGACTTTTGTGGGTTTCCGAGAGTGGAAAAGAGTACGTTGTGGTGTGGTTGTTCGACCTCCCTGGCCACTCTTACATGTCATTCTGCAAGAATGGGGATACGCATTACACCGACATTCCTCTCTTTTTCGATGACCGTGCCTTTCACAAGTTTGATGGCTTATCGGATATGGTGCTACGTGGTCACCGTCTTTACGTCTCAACAAGTCGGCGTTTTGTTCGAATCTTTGATCTGTCTGGACCGCAAGGTTTCTTCAAGGACATTACCGGTCATCAAACACCATTCCCAATGCTTTCTCGTCATGATTTTGCCTACGATTCTAGCATTGCGGTTACAACATCAGGAGAGGTTTTGTTGGTTGAGAGTGATCAACGCTATTCGACCTGGTTCCGCCTCTACAAGAGGGATCCTGATGTTGAAGACCCAAATAACGCCTGCCACACGGTTACTGAGGTAGATTCTCTTGGTGGTGAGGCACTGCTTCTTGACTTGGGTTTCACTGTGCCTGCTAACAAGGCCCTTGGTATCGAATCTGACTCCATCTATTTCACCCGTCACTTTCGTCCCTGCCAATGCTCAAGTCGCCAACTTGACATCTGTGTCTACAATCTTGCAACCAAGTCCCTCCATCGCTATCACAATCTTCTTGACACGATGGATCTCGTGgatgctcgatggtttctccccCGGAATTAA
- the LOC108832665 gene encoding uncharacterized protein LOC108832665, producing the protein MAGGLHPFHLETGVWWDMNTCPVPPGFDPRHVRGCIKSALEKKIGRPSVVSIYALGNLEYIPRDLLEMISSSGITLIHGLRNMMDFNGFLEEWSDNSMDTTYTMVITDDYGIAYPPLLGLFEFSKLCAYPKDGRLIALANQSNPRHRVLPCDFVWEALLSDNYADTTDEMNSTRSKPLYGSKPLYVCNICDTYFEEEFSPHLKFSTHLKGEGHRTKLFDIAARDSSNGELKHFCQVCNYPADVDFNLRLHNQSEEHKLAAKKAQEEDNCESSNRVGSGWRDKKQSLLNEANSEDH; encoded by the exons ATGGCAGGAG GTCTCCATCCGTTTCATCTGGAGACGGGAGTGTGGTGGGACATGAACACATGTCCGGTTCCCCCTGGTTTCGACCCTCGTCATGTCCGTGGGTGTATAAAATCTGCGTTGGAGAAGAAGATTGGTCGTCCTTCTGTAGTCAGCATCTATGCCCTGGGCAACCTAGAATACATCCCAAGGGACCTCTTGGAAATGATCTCTTCCTCTGGAATCACTCTTATTCATGGCCTCCGCa ATATGATGGACTTTAATGGGTTTCTGGAAGAATGGTCTGACAACAGCATGGACACCACTTACACAATGGTGATAACCGATGATTATGGGATTGCTTATCCTCCTCTTCTTGGGCTTTTTGAATTCTCTAAGCTTTGTGCATATCCAAAAGATGGTCGGCTCATTGCCCTTGCCAATCAAAGCAATCCCAGACATAGAGTGTTGCCCTGTGACTTTGTCTGGGAAGCTTTATTGTCTGATAATTACGCAGATACAACAGATGAGATGAATTCGACCCGGAGTAAACCTCTCTACGGGAGTAAACCTCTCTACGTGTGCAACATATGCGATACTTATTTCGAAGAAGAATTCAGCCCTCATCTCAAATTCAGCACTCATCTCAAGGGTGAAGGACACAGAACAAAG TTGTTTGATATAGCGGCTAGAGACTCCAGCAACGGTGAGCTTAAACATTTTTGCCAAGTTTGCAATTATCCCGCCGACGTCGATTTTAACTTACGCCTCCATAACCAAAGTGAAGAACATAAG CTGGCTGCGAAAAAGGCTCAAGAAGAGGACAATTGCGAGAGCAGTAACAGAGTAGGATCCGGTTGGCGAGATAAGAAGCAATCTCTCTTGAACGAGGCAAACAGTGAAGATCATTGA
- the LOC108832567 gene encoding probable cysteine protease RDL6: MGFARSACMTILFLLIIFFLSPSSAVNIPVVSDSGRRSSVEVRFIFQTWLSTHGKSYVNALGEKQRRFEIFTDNLRFVDQHNAKNLSYQLGLTRFADLTVKEYQDLLSGGLDHEPIQRARRVSHRYASLPGDQLPESVDWRKEGAVTAVKDQGSCSCCWAFSSVAAVEGINKIVTGELISLSEQELVDCNTDNYGCDGRGFMDISFKYLINNNIGLVPQIDYPYTAVQGYCNHNENSANKVVKIDGYEDLPVNDEMSLKKAVAHQPVSVGIDKKSREFMLYKSGIYNGPCGTQLDHAVIIVGYGTENGQDYWIVKNSWGTIWGEAGFAKMARNIQDPAGLCGITMVASYPIKK, translated from the exons ATGGGTTTTGCTAGATCAGCTTGCATGACAATCCTCTTTCTTTTGATAATATTCTTTCTTTCGCCATCTTCGGCTGTGAACATTCCCGTCGTATCCGACAGTGGTCGCCGCAGCAGCGTCGAGGTTAGGTTCATCTTCCAAACGTGGTTATCCACTCACGGGAAGAGTTATGTCAATGCTCTCGGAGAGAAGCAACGGCGTTTTGAGATCTTTACGGACAATCTTCGTTTTGTCGACCAGCACAACGCTAAGAACCTCAGTTACCAGCTCGGTTTGACTCGGTTCGCTGACCTAACCGTTAAAGAGTACCAAGATCTTTTGTCCGGAGGCCTTGATCATGAGCCAATACAAAGGGCTCGCAGAGTCAGTCATAGGTATGCTTCACTTCCGGGAGATCAGCTCCCAGAGTCCGTTGACTGGAGAAAAGAAGGTGCAGTAACGGCGGTTAAAGACCAAGGCTCTTGCA GTTGCTGCTGGGCATTCTCCTCAGTAGCAGCTGTGGAGGGAATAAACAAAATCGTGACAGGAGAGTTGATCTCACTCTCCGAGCAAGAGTTGGTTGACTGCAACACCGATAATTACGGTTGTGATGGAAGAGGCTTTATGGACATATCATTTAAGTACCTTATCAATAACAATATTGGTCTTGTGCCCCAAATTGATTATCCATACACGGCCGTTCAAGGCTACTGTAACCACAACGAG AATAGTGCAAACAAGGTCGTTAAAATTGACGGCTACGAGGATTTGCCAGTGAATGATGAGATGTCTTTAAAGAAAGCCGTTGCTCACCAGCCCGTGAGTGTTGGCATTGACAAAAAATCTCGGGAATTCATGCTTTATAAATCG GGTATATATAATGGACCTTGCGGGACACAGCTTGACCATGCGGTTATAATAGTCGGGTACGGTACTGAGAACGGTCAAGACTATTGGATCGTGAAAAACTCATGGGGAACGATTTGGGGAGAAGCTGGCTTCGCTAAGATGGCTCGTAACATTCAAGATCCAGCAGGTTTATGTGGGATCACGATGGTGGCTTCGTATCCTATCAAGAAATAG
- the LOC130508034 gene encoding uncharacterized protein LOC130508034 — translation MAGGDHPFHLETGVWWDMNTCPVPPGFDPRHVRGCIKSALEKKIGRPSVVSIYALGNLEYIPRDLLEMISSSGITLIHGLRNMMDFNGFLEEWSDNSMDTTYTMVITDDYGIAYPPLLGLFEFSKLCAYPKDGRLIALANQSNPRHRVLPCDFVWEALLSDNYADTTDEMNSTRSKPLYGSKPLYVCNICDTYFEEEFSPHLKFSTHLKGEGHRTKLFDIAARDSSNGELKHFCQVCNYPADVDFNLRLHNQSEEHKLAAKKAQEEDNCESRNRGPEWDPVGEIRSNLS, via the exons ATGGCAGGAG GTGACCATCCGTTTCATCTGGAGACGGGAGTGTGGTGGGACATGAACACCTGTCCGGTTCCCCCTGGTTTCGACCCTCGTCATGTCCGTGGGTGTATAAAATCTGCGTTGGAGAAGAAGATTGGTCGTCCTTCTGTAGTCAGCATCTATGCCCTGGGCAACCTAGAATACATCCCAAGGGACCTCTTGGAAATGATCTCTTCCTCTGGAATCACTCTTATTCATGGCCTCCGCa ATATGATGGACTTTAATGGGTTTCTGGAAGAATGGTCTGACAACAGCATGGACACCACTTACACAATGGTGATAACCGATGATTATGGGATTGCTTATCCTCCTCTTCTTGGGCTTTTTGAATTCTCTAAGCTTTGTGCATATCCAAAAGATGGTCGGCTCATTGCCCTTGCCAATCAAAGCAATCCCAGACATAGAGTGTTGCCCTGTGACTTTGTCTGGGAAGCTTTATTGTCTGATAATTACGCAGATACAACAGATGAGATGAATTCGACCCGGAGTAAACCTCTCTACGGGAGTAAACCTCTCTACGTGTGCAACATATGCGATACTTATTTCGAAGAAGAATTCAGCCCTCATCTCAAATTCAGCACTCATCTCAAGGGTGAAGGACACAGAACAAAG TTGTTTGATATAGCGGCTAGAGACTCCAGCAACGGTGAGCTTAAACATTTTTGCCAAGTTTGCAATTATCCCGCCGACGTCGATTTTAACTTACGCCTCCATAACCAAAGTGAAGAACATAAG CTGGCTGCGAAAAAGGCTCAAGAAGAGGACAATTGCGAGAGCAGGAACAGAGGTCCAGAGTGGGATCCGGTTGGCGAGATAAGAAGCAATCTCTCTTGA